In Rhizobium favelukesii, the genomic stretch CCAACTTTCTCCCCGCGGGCCGCTCCCGGCGAAGCTTGACCCAGTTGCGCAACTGATTGGCATTGATCCCGTGGGCGAGCGCCAGGCCTGCTATCGATATCCCCGGCTCAAGGGCCGCATCGATCAAACGCTCCTTCTCAACAGGATCAAACCGCCGCTTTCCGTTGCGAAGAATCTTCGTCACCCGAAGCGACCTCAATGGGCCCACGCCAGTCAATGTCATTATGTCCACAGTCTCCGTTGTGGACACAGAATCAATCAGGACGCTCCAATTGAACAGGTGCAGGGATTTGCGCGCTTACATATAGCCGAGTTGCTCGCTCGGTTTGAGCAGCTCCAACTGAAGGCGCGGCTACGAACAGGGAAGTCGTTTCCCATCGTGACGATCCAAGAGGCTGGATTGGATGGCTTTTGGATCCATCGGGTTCTGGAAGCGAACGGGATTGAGAGTTACGTAGTTGATGCAGCTTCTATCGCGACCTCTCGTCGACGTCGGCGCGTTAAGACCGACAAGATTGATGGAGAGGCACTGGCGCGGACATTGCTGGCATTCAAGCGTGGCGAGCCACGTGTGTGCGCAATGGTCAGAGCGCCAGATCCAGAGGACGAAGACCGGCGTCGAATCTGCCGGGAACGCAAAGTGTTGATTGCGGAGCGAGTAAGGCATGTTAATCGCGTCAAGGGTCTACTTTTCGCCCAGGGCGTCAGCGGCTATCAACCGCTTCGCAAAGATCGCCGCATACGCCTTGAGGAGCTTTGCACCGGAGACGGCCGTGGCTTGCCGAAGCATCTCAAGGCTCAAATAAATCGAGAACTCGATCGTCTTGAGTTGCTGCTTGAGCAAATCGCCGAGGTGGAGAGCGAGCGTAATTCCCTGCTTTCCGTACATGAGCCGCTAGCGTCTGAGGCACCGGCGCCGGCAATGTTGCTTACCTTAAAAGGTGTCGGCGCTGAGTTTGCCGCCGTTCTTTGGACCGAAGCGCTGTGCCGACATTTTGATAATCGGCGGCAGATTGCCGCCTATGCAGGTTTGACACCGACCCCATGGATGAGCGGGACGATTGACCACGAACAAGGTGTCTCAAAAGCAGGGATTGAACTAAGCCGCTGATCGCGGCGATTTGAGGCGGGCTTTGACGAGAGCCCCCTGACTGAGAGGATGGTTGTGTTGCAACCCACCCTTCAGACAGGAGGCCCCGATGGCTGAGATAAGCCCTCTTCGCCGCCGGATGATTGAGGACATGACGGTCCGCAATCTATCCCCGGCGACACAGCGATCCTATATTAATGCAGTCCAGAAGTTCAGCCGCTATTTCGGCCGATCGCCCGATCGGCTCGGTCCTGCAGATATTCACACCTTTCAGGTTCACCTCGTTTCAACCGGGATATCGTGGGCATCGTTAAACCAGATCGTGTGTGCTCTTCGATTTTTCTATGGGATCACGCTTGGCCATGACGATGTCCCTGATCGGATCCCCTATGCGCGCGAACCACGCAAGCTCCCTATTGTTCTATCGGCGGACGAGGTGGCTCAATTTCTTGAGGCGGTCTCCAGTCTGAAGGCGCGCGTTGCGCTGACCACAGCTTATGCCGCGGGCCTCAGGATCGGTGAGGTCTGTGGACTGGAGGTCGGGGATATCGACAGCTCCCGGATGGTGATCCATGTTCGCCATGGCAAAGGGGCCAAAGCCCGTTACGTTATGCTGTCAAACGAACTCCTCGGCATCCTGCGCCGCTATTGGCGCCTGTCACGTCCCACAACGTTCCTTTTTCCAGGGCGTGATGCTGACAAGCCGATCGAACCGACCGTTTTGAATGCCGCCTGCCGGTCGGCGGTTGCCGCGACAGGCCTTTCAAAGCGCGTCACCGTTCATACGTTACGGCATTCCTTTGCCACGCACCTGCTGGAGAATGGGACCGATATCCGGATCATCCAGGTCCTGCTTGGCCATGCCCATCTGTCGAGCACGGCACACTATACGCAGGTTTCCACCGACACGATCAGGTCGACAGCCAGCCCCCTTGATCGGTTGCGACTGGAGGTGACGCCGCCGGAAGCGTAATCGGTTGCGGCCCACCTTCGAAGTCGCCGACATCTTTCGGCGGCATGGGGGCCCTTACAGACGAGAGAACGCCGGTCATCTTGGCCGCGGCGAACGACGCGTCATGGGGGCGATAGAAGCCTGCCGGACACCCAGGCTCGGTGGTCACGTCGATGCTTGCGATGAGTGCGGCAGAACCCGCATCTCCTATAACTCTTGCCGTAATCGCCACTGCCCGAAGTGTCAGGGAGCTGCTCGCAAGGAGTGGGTCGACGCACGCATCGCCGATCTCTTGCCGGTCCCGTATTTCCACATGGTCTTCACGCTACCACGTGGCCTCGCTGAGATCGCCTTCCAGAACAAGGCGGTTGTCTATGCATTGCTGATGCGGATCTCGGCCGAGACGCTACAGGCCATTGCGGCCAATCCCAAATGGCTGGGCGCCGAGATCGGCGTCACCGCCGTGCTCCACACCTGGGGCCAGGCGATGACCCACCATCCCCACGTCCATTGTGTCGTGCCGGGCGGCGGTCTTTCATCAGACAGATCAAGCTGGGTTGCATCCCGACCGGGCTTCTTTCTACCCGTTCGCGTGTTATCGCGCCTGTTTCGCCGGCTTTTTCTGGCAGCGCTTGCTGGAGCCTTCGCCAGGGGTGAACTGCACTTCTTCAACGAACTCGCTCATCTAAACGATGACAACACATTCACCCGCCATCTTGCCCGCGCTCGCAGTATCGAATGGGTTGTCTATTCGAAGCCGCCATTCGGCGGGCCGGATCAGGTGCTCGCCTATCTTGGCCGCTACACCCATCGCGTCGCCATCGCAAACAGCCGCATCGCTCATGCTGATGGCGACCATGTGGCCTTCCGATGGAAAGATTATCGTGCCAACGGTCGCGACCGTGAGAAGATCATGCGTCTTCATCCCCACGAGTTTATCCGGCGCTTTCTCCTTCATGTGCTTCCGGACGGCTTCCACCGCATGCGCCACTTCGGCTTTCTCGCCAATTGTCATCGACGGGATCGTATCAGCCTCTGCAGAAGCCTCCTCGGCCAACCATCACCAACAAACGGGCGATCCCATTCGACCAAATCGCAGCAGGCCCATTCCCAAGAATGCCCCGACTGCCGGCGCCCCATGCGTCGGACCAGCATCACCATTGCGCCTATTGCACCGCCTCGACCATCATCCTTCCGGTGCGATACATCATGATGTCCGACAATCAGCCTCTCAGAATATTCCCACGCGTTCAGTGCGTCTCCGGCGAGCGATATCGCTCGACCTCAGCCACTCAAAAGGCTGCGGATCCCTTCCAATATCGCAGAAAAGTCAGCGGAGACCTAGGCAAACCGCGCTTAAAAGCCCCATCCCCGGCTCAGTGTTGCCCGCAAAGCAGTCGGGACGAGATGCGGCGCCCTTCATCTCCGGCGGGTTGGCTCTCAATTCCCCATAGCAGCGTCAAACAACCCGCGCCTTAGTTCAATCCGGCTTACATGAGGTCGCCCGAATTCGCCGCACCGTCCATGCGCCCTCAAATAACCCTCCAGAATCCCCGGTTGCGCACCACGATGATTCAATTGTCCTGGCTATGGCTACGCAATCAGCCAGCGTCAGCGCTCAGTCGTTGGTTTGTGGATCGGGTCCAGTCGAATGGTGGACGTTTAAAGAAAGCCGCGATAGTTGCCCTGGCGCGCAAGCTCCTTATCGCGCTGTGGAAGTTTGTCACTGCGGGTGTTGTCATCGAAGGGGCTGTTATGAAGACCGCCTGACGACCATAAAATGGCCGAACACACAAATCTTCCAGGACTGATCAATCCTGGCGGATCCAGGTGAACGAACCGCCTCTAAGTCGGGCTTCAAATGCCGCGCTTTAGATTGGTCCCGTTCTCCTGAGCCTTGCCGCTACGCAAGCGGGATAGTGGTGCTGCCGGACAAAACGGCGACCGTATGTGAGTTTGAACCGGCGACGGAAACGTGCCGCGTCATGCACGGTGGCTCAGCCATGGATTCGATACAAGCACCCTATGAAAAAGTGATTGATCTTGACGGCGAAATCCTCATGTGAGCTTGGAGGACCAACGTTGCTAGATGCGAGAGATGAAGGAAGCGGTCAGGGGCGTGCCACCTGAAATATTCCGCAACCACCGTGAACTTTCTTCTGTTCACGTTATAACAGAAATGCTAATTTCACGGCTATACGCTGAATGATGCGACTCATGCCGGCGTCTGCTGCCTCTACTTCGCCGAAATAGCTCACCTCTCCATCCGGATTCGGCGACCGCAACCCCGCCTTGAACTCCTGGCGTGATGCGACCGGTATTCCCCTGATGTGGCTGATTTGAATCGGCTTATATATATAAGAGGATGCGCAGCGACAATTTTGGATGTCCGCCATCAAGTTGACAGCACGTTCTGCAGCTGCTCAATGCGTTTTTTGGCCGAAGGGCCAAGATGGCAGATGACGTCTTCTACGAGAAGATTAAGAAAGCTTGTCACCGGCGCGTTGCTTTCCCAGAACATGTCGGCATCAGTGGCGATCCGGAAAACATTGTCCGTGAGATCTTGTGCCCAGTAGCAAACCGCATCCGTGACGATCACGAGATCGATGTTCGCTTGCGAGGCCTGCTGCGCCAAGAGCATGGCCTGCTTCGCGTAGCGCCGGACGTCCACGACGATGACGAGTGGTTTTCCGGCTTCATTCGCGAACAGTTCGCTGTAGGTCCCGCTGACGCCATCCATGAAGCGGACACGCGGGCGGGCATATTCGAGACGCATGGCAAAGTTCATAGCTAGGCCCCGCACGGTCTGAAAGCCCGCCACATAAACCCGATCCGCTTTGGCCACCAATGCGACAACGTGACTGAAGTGTGCCGTGCGGGCCAGCGCGTAGTTGCTGACGATTGCCTTCAGCTCCAAGTTGAGGCTCTTTGAAAGGTCCGGTGCGGCTTCGTCCTCCTCGCTCTTGGAACGATCCGGCGAGATTATACGTTCATAGCGCTCGCCCACGAGCCAGTCGATCTGATGAACGGTGCTGCGCAACTCCTCCTTCAGGGCGGAAAGGCCTTCATAGCCGAGGGAACGCAGGAAGCGTCCCACCGTCATAGCGCTGACATTCAGCTTGCGGGAGATCGAGGCCGCCGTCTCGAACGGGATCTCCCGGACATGGGTGAGAA encodes the following:
- a CDS encoding transposase encodes the protein MTLTGVGPLRSLRVTKILRNGKRRFDPVEKERLIDAALEPGISIAGLALAHGINANQLRNWVKLRRERPAGRKL
- a CDS encoding tyrosine-type recombinase/integrase; amino-acid sequence: MAEISPLRRRMIEDMTVRNLSPATQRSYINAVQKFSRYFGRSPDRLGPADIHTFQVHLVSTGISWASLNQIVCALRFFYGITLGHDDVPDRIPYAREPRKLPIVLSADEVAQFLEAVSSLKARVALTTAYAAGLRIGEVCGLEVGDIDSSRMVIHVRHGKGAKARYVMLSNELLGILRRYWRLSRPTTFLFPGRDADKPIEPTVLNAACRSAVAATGLSKRVTVHTLRHSFATHLLENGTDIRIIQVLLGHAHLSSTAHYTQVSTDTIRSTASPLDRLRLEVTPPEA
- a CDS encoding IS91 family transposase; the encoded protein is MRPTFEVADIFRRHGGPYRRENAGHLGRGERRVMGAIEACRTPRLGGHVDACDECGRTRISYNSCRNRHCPKCQGAARKEWVDARIADLLPVPYFHMVFTLPRGLAEIAFQNKAVVYALLMRISAETLQAIAANPKWLGAEIGVTAVLHTWGQAMTHHPHVHCVVPGGGLSSDRSSWVASRPGFFLPVRVLSRLFRRLFLAALAGAFARGELHFFNELAHLNDDNTFTRHLARARSIEWVVYSKPPFGGPDQVLAYLGRYTHRVAIANSRIAHADGDHVAFRWKDYRANGRDREKIMRLHPHEFIRRFLLHVLPDGFHRMRHFGFLANCHRRDRISLCRSLLGQPSPTNGRSHSTKSQQAHSQECPDCRRPMRRTSITIAPIAPPRPSSFRCDTS
- a CDS encoding MurR/RpiR family transcriptional regulator gives rise to the protein MHHYGRLNSISRKDAAHQAPVFHPFVEKIKERRATISRAESIIAAYLLTHVREIPFETAASISRKLNVSAMTVGRFLRSLGYEGLSALKEELRSTVHQIDWLVGERYERIISPDRSKSEEDEAAPDLSKSLNLELKAIVSNYALARTAHFSHVVALVAKADRVYVAGFQTVRGLAMNFAMRLEYARPRVRFMDGVSGTYSELFANEAGKPLVIVVDVRRYAKQAMLLAQQASQANIDLVIVTDAVCYWAQDLTDNVFRIATDADMFWESNAPVTSFLNLLVEDVICHLGPSAKKRIEQLQNVLST